From a region of the Pseudanabaena sp. ABRG5-3 genome:
- a CDS encoding ABC transporter substrate-binding protein: MKSKFLKVFALILCTCLTAIAIKACSFSNESTLKPFKVGLNSWPGYQIALYAKEAGLFRKHGLDVEFIRFINQQDNIRATMRGAQDVSFVPLPEVMQVDSAEEKPVFVMVVDISAGSDGIAAAPKIKSVKDLKGKKVSAKLSTVSHLVLLEALKANQLKPEDVEIVDVINERGANMLKKGEISASTLWEPLMTDAAKNVGGKVIHTTADVDSVVIDGVATRSSIVTTKQDELVSFIETWFEVMKAVETKPQEVFASVAKQLKMTTEAFAIDYKGLKKGDLAMNRRMFEGGRLKEAYQQTRQLLLADPRHGRNIREDVEINASAVTKASKNWQ, from the coding sequence ATGAAGTCTAAATTTTTAAAGGTTTTTGCACTAATTTTATGTACTTGCTTAACTGCGATCGCTATCAAAGCTTGTAGCTTCAGTAATGAAAGTACACTAAAACCATTTAAGGTCGGTCTCAATAGCTGGCCAGGTTATCAAATTGCCTTGTATGCCAAAGAAGCAGGATTGTTTCGTAAGCATGGCTTAGATGTAGAGTTTATCCGTTTTATCAATCAACAAGACAATATTCGCGCCACAATGAGGGGGGCACAGGATGTGAGTTTTGTTCCCTTACCAGAAGTGATGCAGGTGGATTCTGCTGAAGAAAAGCCTGTGTTTGTAATGGTTGTCGATATTTCTGCTGGTTCCGATGGCATTGCCGCCGCTCCTAAAATTAAATCTGTGAAAGATTTAAAAGGTAAGAAAGTCAGTGCAAAACTCAGCACGGTTTCGCACTTGGTGCTCCTCGAAGCTCTTAAGGCAAATCAATTAAAGCCAGAGGATGTCGAAATTGTAGATGTCATCAACGAGCGTGGCGCAAATATGCTCAAAAAAGGTGAGATTAGTGCATCGACTCTATGGGAACCTCTCATGACAGATGCAGCTAAAAATGTTGGAGGTAAGGTAATTCATACGACTGCGGATGTAGATAGCGTAGTCATTGATGGAGTGGCAACTCGTTCTAGCATTGTTACTACCAAACAAGATGAGCTAGTTAGCTTTATCGAGACTTGGTTTGAAGTGATGAAAGCTGTCGAAACTAAACCCCAAGAAGTTTTTGCCTCTGTTGCTAAACAACTTAAAATGACCACCGAAGCTTTTGCTATAGATTACAAAGGGCTGAAAAAAGGCGACCTTGCGATGAATCGCCGCATGTTTGAGGGTGGACGGTTGAAAGAAGCCTACCAACAGACTCGGCAATTACTACTGGCCGATCCCCGTCATGGGCGCAATATTCGAGAAGATGTCGAAATTAATGCTAGTGCAGTTACTAAAGCCAGTAAAAACTGGCAATAG
- a CDS encoding response regulator: protein MYISKKIVYGYAIALSMTFLGSTSGFLLGNYYHQEALQKSQATSQERRFIDALKISILNNRPTQKASLKINSLEGFHQESSKLLEHIQKVLTLLESYHSSGKSSRIVGLNPLLNEYEGLVRKFQQDTIKRIGQLESLAKSSNTVVIAESRLEQIFENENFAEFINFSERLVPYTEVLEQQEIEVDLALSQAKVLRIQIVIVSLLLSIMIAALFTRYISHAIALEQAINYQKLQDQLLQLEKSEIALQKSEAHYRALIDAIPDLIMRINRDGVYLEFVASPNFPVIGNLDKIVGTYVSETLPASAAQKRMEFIQLALETNSIQIYEQNLSIDGKAQIEEVRIVPYGKNEVVALVRNISDQKAALYERQKAELALAESESQSRAVLSAIPDLMFRVGADGIYREFFAPARDFAMLAQDIDITGLSMASVLPADLADRQLYYLHQALDTGNLQIYEQQLQVGDRLQYEEVRVVKSGEDEVLFMVRDISDRKQAEIALQQSELTNRVIVETMPDLLIKMDLQGHYLQMSGGKNVQVKEPCRTPDQPEVYSILSPEMAEQRLDYARKAIASNSLQIYEQGFDFDGQLLHEEVRIAPLNQQEVLIIIRDITDRKRAEQQQQQLNQELEAKVEERTAALQQTNEELLRATRLKDEFLANMSHELRTPLNAILGMAEGLQEHTYGMVNERQIKALQTIERSGLHLLELINEVLDLAKIEAGQIELNCAPVTIKNLVQSSLLFIKQQAAKKNIQLEIQLPLHLPELFVDERRVRQVLINLLNNAVKFTPEGGSITLKAQRIDLVPDSSDRIPQTFIQIAVMDTGIGISPENINRLFQPFVQIDSALNRRYEGTGLGLVLVKRIVELHGGKVEITSELGVGSCVAIELPCVTYFRTPPIVREPSISETALVNTATPHDIDQVPLVLLAEDNEANIYSVSNYLEADGYRVLIAKNGLEAIALSQTHQPDLILMDIQMPELDGLEATKQIRNNPNLENIPIIAMTALAMTGDREKCLEAGANEYLAKPVRLKVLSQKIQALLDI, encoded by the coding sequence ATGTATATAAGCAAAAAAATAGTTTATGGATATGCGATCGCCCTAAGTATGACTTTCTTAGGTTCGACGAGTGGTTTTTTGCTGGGAAATTATTATCATCAAGAAGCACTACAAAAAAGTCAAGCCACGTCACAAGAACGGCGGTTTATTGATGCACTCAAAATCAGTATTTTAAATAATCGCCCCACGCAAAAAGCATCACTAAAAATCAATAGTCTAGAGGGATTCCATCAAGAAAGCAGCAAATTATTGGAGCATATTCAAAAAGTGCTTACGCTTTTGGAAAGTTATCACTCTTCAGGAAAAAGTTCAAGAATAGTAGGACTCAATCCTCTCTTAAATGAGTATGAGGGATTAGTTAGAAAGTTTCAGCAAGATACAATAAAGCGCATTGGACAATTAGAATCGCTTGCTAAATCATCCAACACTGTAGTAATAGCTGAATCGCGTTTAGAACAAATATTTGAAAATGAGAATTTTGCCGAATTTATTAATTTCTCTGAGCGCCTAGTTCCCTATACAGAAGTTTTAGAACAGCAGGAAATAGAGGTTGATCTTGCATTATCCCAAGCGAAGGTACTCCGTATTCAAATAGTGATCGTGAGTTTGCTCCTATCAATTATGATCGCGGCATTATTTACCAGATATATCAGTCATGCGATCGCCCTTGAGCAAGCAATTAATTACCAAAAACTGCAAGATCAATTATTGCAGCTAGAGAAATCAGAGATAGCCTTACAAAAAAGTGAAGCCCATTATCGCGCTCTAATTGATGCCATTCCTGACTTAATTATGCGGATCAATCGGGATGGTGTTTACCTTGAATTTGTTGCCAGTCCCAATTTTCCTGTGATTGGGAATTTAGATAAAATTGTGGGAACCTACGTGTCTGAGACTCTGCCAGCTAGCGCAGCCCAAAAACGAATGGAATTTATCCAACTAGCACTAGAAACAAATTCTATCCAGATTTATGAGCAGAATCTATCTATTGATGGTAAAGCCCAAATTGAGGAGGTTCGCATTGTTCCCTATGGAAAGAATGAGGTTGTGGCACTGGTACGAAACATTAGCGACCAGAAAGCCGCTCTCTATGAACGACAAAAGGCAGAACTTGCATTAGCTGAGAGCGAATCCCAAAGTCGAGCTGTATTATCGGCTATTCCTGATCTCATGTTTCGCGTGGGGGCTGATGGAATTTATCGTGAGTTTTTTGCGCCAGCCCGTGATTTTGCGATGCTTGCACAGGATATTGACATTACAGGTTTGTCGATGGCTAGCGTTTTACCTGCCGATCTTGCCGATCGCCAGCTTTACTATTTGCACCAAGCCCTAGACACAGGTAACTTACAAATTTACGAACAACAATTACAAGTCGGCGATCGCCTGCAATATGAGGAGGTCAGGGTCGTCAAAAGTGGTGAAGATGAAGTCCTATTTATGGTTCGTGACATTAGCGATCGCAAGCAGGCAGAAATCGCCCTTCAGCAAAGTGAATTAACGAATCGGGTCATTGTAGAGACAATGCCTGATCTATTGATCAAAATGGACTTGCAAGGGCATTATCTTCAGATGTCAGGAGGCAAGAATGTGCAGGTTAAAGAGCCATGTCGCACACCTGATCAACCTGAAGTCTACAGCATTTTGTCGCCTGAGATGGCGGAACAGCGTCTTGATTATGCAAGAAAAGCGATCGCTAGCAATAGTTTGCAGATCTACGAGCAGGGCTTTGATTTTGATGGGCAACTGCTCCATGAAGAAGTGCGTATCGCTCCTCTCAATCAACAGGAAGTCCTAATTATTATTCGGGATATCACTGATCGCAAGCGCGCTGAGCAACAACAACAACAGCTCAACCAAGAGCTAGAAGCCAAGGTGGAGGAACGCACTGCCGCATTGCAGCAAACCAATGAAGAACTCCTTCGCGCCACGCGCCTTAAGGATGAATTTCTTGCCAATATGAGCCATGAACTGCGTACTCCTCTCAATGCCATTCTCGGCATGGCAGAAGGGCTACAGGAACATACCTATGGCATGGTTAATGAGCGTCAAATCAAGGCTTTACAGACTATTGAACGGAGTGGATTGCATTTACTTGAGTTAATCAACGAAGTTCTGGATTTAGCCAAAATTGAAGCAGGGCAGATCGAACTGAATTGCGCCCCAGTTACGATCAAAAATCTTGTCCAATCCAGTTTGCTTTTTATCAAGCAACAGGCTGCAAAAAAGAATATCCAGTTAGAGATCCAACTACCACTACACCTACCCGAACTCTTCGTTGATGAACGGCGCGTTCGACAAGTTTTAATTAACTTACTCAACAATGCGGTCAAATTTACACCAGAGGGAGGTTCCATCACCCTCAAAGCTCAACGCATCGATCTCGTTCCAGATTCTAGTGATCGTATCCCCCAAACATTCATCCAAATTGCTGTGATGGATACAGGTATCGGCATTTCGCCAGAAAATATCAATAGGCTATTTCAACCCTTTGTGCAAATTGATAGCGCTTTAAATCGTCGCTATGAAGGCACAGGATTGGGACTGGTTTTAGTCAAGCGAATTGTCGAACTTCATGGAGGCAAGGTCGAGATCACTAGCGAACTTGGTGTAGGTAGTTGTGTCGCCATTGAGTTACCCTGTGTGACTTATTTCCGTACTCCTCCTATAGTAAGAGAGCCATCCATCTCTGAAACTGCCTTAGTTAATACCGCTACACCCCATGATATCGATCAAGTTCCTCTTGTTTTATTGGCGGAGGACAATGAAGCTAATATCTATAGTGTATCTAACTACTTAGAAGCCGATGGCTATCGGGTACTCATCGCTAAAAATGGATTGGAGGCGATCGCCCTATCGCAAACCCATCAGCCTGATTTGATTTTGATGGATATTCAAATGCCTGAACTAGATGGACTTGAGGCAACTAAGCAAATTCGCAACAATCCAAATTTAGAGAATATTCCGATCATTGCGATGACGGCTTTAGCGATGACAGGCGATCGCGAGAAATGTCTAGAGGCAGGTGCTAATGAATATCTAGCTAAGCCTGTGCGCCTCAAAGTTTTGTCCCAAAAAATTCAAGCATTGTTAGACATATAG
- a CDS encoding PAS domain S-box protein, translating to MSNVSHLIPQDLQSAIARNFLTITSDQSVRSAIAMMGETGESCVLVVQRSEPDCPYLASHDLLGIVTERDIIRVSLQSIPLDQISVRTVMSQPVITISEARLDDLQAVILLFQQHHIQHLPVLDGDRVVGILYKKRLTDVLSQRFLEDREIRKIESSRQASDLQSSILATAAPVAIFKFDEIFHCTYVNDRWSEMTGRPKESALGHGWMDSLHPDDRDELLAQWRQDYAQANLKDRVIVHSEGRHLRPDGSTNWFYVQVVQEIDSDNNVVGYVGTLTDITSCKQAEIALQKSEQRYRALMDGASDAIFLSDIHGYGITANQQAEILLGYSREEIKNLHMSLIHPPESLESVREHFTQIVQNESATNLETLVVRKDGSLIPVDITAKIIELEDEQVVQAIFRDIRVRKRIEEDLAASEEKFRRLVEGANDLIWSADQDGVFTYLSPQFKDLFGWEPSEWIGKSMIELVHSDDLPSLCDYIQNAKAGQKSTKAEFRHLHQNGSYIWVKVNTTSILNPEGSVIGYQGILTDISDRKKSEESLRVSEEMFRSAFNNTAIGMSLVCPEGRFIKVNAAICNFWGYSEAELLQLSFQEITHPDDLPQSVELAKKLIRGEIQNESFEKRYCTKQGKIVWGLVSVSIVRDSHEQPLYLVAQIQDVSNRKQTEIQLQNLSARLELAVQSAQMGIWEWDVIHNNLVWDARMCELYGIDPEEFSGAEAWLNGMYPEDIPIALEDSRQALAGEKEYNSEFRVVLPDASLRFLKAHAIVQRNEQNEPLRMIGVNYDITKRKQAEMKLRESELRFRRVFESSVVGMLFADFQGHIIEANDRFLEMIGYTREELLSDLIHWDDLTPVEHASNDLLVMEYLKKHGVINPWEKEYYRKDGSRVAVLIGAALLPDIEDQTICIVMDISDRKEAEKILAQYTAEVEDLYNNAPCGYHSLDPNGRYVRVNETELQWLGYQREEMIGQPLIKFLTEDSCQAFFKNYQVFLEQGTIKNVELDMICKDGTILPVMINATAVKDEHGNYLYGRTTMVDIRDRKQAELALKESQRFIQQIADASPNILYLYDIQEQRNVYTNREIFSILGYSPEEVQAMGVNFTLELMHPDDLQVALPNYYEKIRAAKDGEIIDTEYRMRHANGDWCWLYSRDSVFSRDAEGKVKQTIGTAQDITDRKQLEQSQNRLRVMLEASTDYILIADLSGKTIWINTALKKLRELCDDQLTQQMPMDYHPQWVVDLLDQQAVPTAIAQGSWMGETALLDTEGREIPVSQLLIAHKSPQGEVEFFSTIMRDMRVQKEYEQKLEKTNAELLRATQLKDEFLATMSHELRTPLNAILGMTESLQEQVFGSMNDQQIQALQTVESSGNHLLELINDILDVAKIEVGQIELKYTPVVISDLCHSSLAFIRQQAIQKRIQIEVSIPPLSSKILVDERRIRQVLINLLNNAVKFTPQGGKVTLEVNTQEDQVSAELDAWVQFSITDTGIGISPEKISKLFQPFVQVDSALNRKYAGTGLGLALAKRIVELHGGRMQLTSEVDRGSCFDFVIPYNKPQLESIAEVYPQADLGIVEITPKLAPLILVVEDNEANINTISNYLEAKGYHLLLARDGLEAITMTTNHHPNLILMDIQMPVMDGLEATKQIRRDPNLANIPIIALTALAMSGDREKCLEAGANDYITKPVKLKQLHTLIQQLLA from the coding sequence ATGAGCAATGTAAGTCACTTAATCCCCCAAGATTTACAATCTGCGATCGCCCGTAATTTTTTGACGATTACATCGGATCAGTCTGTGAGATCTGCGATCGCCATGATGGGGGAAACGGGGGAAAGTTGTGTATTGGTGGTGCAGCGTAGTGAGCCAGATTGCCCCTACCTCGCTAGTCATGACTTGCTGGGGATTGTGACCGAACGAGACATTATTCGCGTCAGTCTTCAGTCTATTCCCTTGGATCAAATATCGGTACGGACGGTCATGAGTCAACCCGTTATTACCATCTCAGAGGCGAGATTAGATGATCTGCAAGCTGTGATCCTGTTATTTCAGCAGCATCATATTCAGCATTTACCTGTGTTAGATGGCGATCGCGTGGTAGGGATATTATACAAAAAACGACTCACCGATGTACTATCCCAACGTTTTTTGGAGGATAGGGAGATTAGAAAGATAGAATCATCTAGACAGGCAAGCGATCTCCAGTCCTCAATCTTAGCTACTGCTGCTCCAGTTGCTATTTTTAAATTTGACGAAATATTTCACTGTACCTATGTCAACGATCGCTGGAGTGAAATGACTGGTCGCCCTAAAGAATCCGCTTTGGGGCATGGATGGATGGACTCTTTACATCCTGATGATCGTGATGAGTTACTTGCTCAATGGAGACAAGACTATGCTCAAGCTAATCTCAAGGATCGTGTAATTGTGCATAGTGAGGGGCGGCATCTACGACCAGACGGCAGTACTAATTGGTTTTATGTGCAAGTTGTGCAGGAAATTGATAGTGATAATAATGTAGTGGGCTATGTTGGGACATTAACCGATATCACATCGTGCAAACAGGCTGAAATTGCGCTCCAAAAAAGTGAACAACGCTACCGTGCTCTGATGGATGGCGCTAGTGATGCAATTTTTTTATCAGATATTCATGGTTATGGCATTACCGCCAATCAACAGGCTGAGATTCTTTTAGGCTACAGCCGAGAGGAAATCAAAAATCTACATATGTCCTTGATTCATCCACCTGAATCTCTCGAATCCGTAAGAGAACATTTTACGCAAATTGTCCAAAATGAATCAGCAACTAATCTCGAAACTTTGGTAGTTCGGAAAGATGGCAGCCTGATCCCTGTCGATATCACAGCTAAAATCATTGAACTAGAGGATGAGCAAGTAGTTCAAGCAATTTTTAGGGATATTAGGGTGCGTAAACGTATTGAAGAAGATTTGGCAGCAAGTGAAGAAAAGTTTCGTCGCTTAGTGGAAGGTGCTAATGACTTAATTTGGTCTGCGGATCAAGATGGCGTATTTACTTATCTATCGCCCCAGTTCAAAGATCTCTTTGGTTGGGAGCCTAGTGAATGGATTGGAAAATCAATGATTGAGCTGGTGCATTCGGATGATCTTCCATCACTATGTGATTATATCCAAAATGCTAAAGCTGGTCAGAAATCAACCAAAGCCGAATTTCGCCATCTGCATCAAAATGGTTCCTATATATGGGTAAAAGTCAACACTACATCCATTCTCAATCCTGAAGGAAGCGTGATTGGATATCAAGGCATTTTGACGGATATTAGCGATCGCAAAAAATCAGAGGAATCCCTTCGAGTCAGTGAAGAGATGTTCCGTAGTGCCTTTAACAACACGGCTATCGGGATGTCATTAGTATGTCCCGAAGGCAGATTTATCAAGGTCAATGCGGCAATCTGTAATTTTTGGGGCTATAGCGAAGCTGAACTTCTGCAATTGTCATTTCAAGAGATAACACATCCAGATGATCTGCCTCAAAGTGTAGAACTTGCTAAGAAACTAATTAGAGGTGAAATCCAGAATGAGTCCTTTGAAAAGCGATATTGCACTAAGCAAGGAAAGATTGTTTGGGGCTTAGTCAGTGTCTCAATAGTCAGAGATTCCCATGAACAACCTCTCTACCTAGTAGCTCAAATTCAGGATGTTAGCAATCGTAAGCAAACAGAAATTCAACTTCAAAATTTATCTGCTCGCTTGGAGTTGGCAGTTCAATCAGCGCAAATGGGGATTTGGGAATGGGATGTCATCCATAATAATCTCGTTTGGGATGCTCGCATGTGCGAACTATATGGGATTGATCCTGAGGAATTTTCAGGTGCAGAGGCATGGCTCAATGGTATGTATCCTGAAGATATCCCAATCGCTTTAGAAGATTCACGGCAAGCCTTAGCTGGTGAAAAAGAATATAATTCTGAATTTCGGGTTGTCTTACCCGATGCTAGCCTTCGCTTTCTCAAAGCCCATGCGATCGTTCAGCGCAATGAGCAAAATGAGCCTCTACGCATGATTGGTGTCAATTATGATATTACCAAACGAAAACAAGCAGAGATGAAGCTACGAGAAAGTGAACTCCGCTTCCGTCGCGTATTTGAATCTAGCGTAGTGGGGATGTTATTTGCTGATTTTCAGGGGCATATTATCGAAGCAAATGATCGTTTCTTAGAGATGATCGGCTATACGAGGGAGGAGTTACTCTCAGATCTAATTCATTGGGACGATCTCACTCCCGTTGAACATGCCTCTAATGATTTATTGGTAATGGAGTATCTCAAAAAACATGGTGTGATCAATCCTTGGGAAAAAGAATATTATCGTAAGGATGGTAGCCGCGTTGCGGTGCTAATAGGTGCGGCTCTCCTTCCTGATATAGAAGACCAAACTATTTGTATCGTTATGGATATTAGCGATCGCAAAGAGGCGGAAAAAATCTTAGCGCAATATACCGCTGAAGTAGAAGATCTCTACAATAATGCGCCCTGTGGTTACCATTCCCTTGATCCTAACGGGCGATATGTCCGTGTTAATGAGACTGAGCTACAGTGGTTAGGATATCAACGCGAGGAAATGATTGGGCAACCCCTGATTAAATTCTTGACGGAAGATAGTTGCCAAGCTTTCTTTAAGAATTATCAGGTTTTCCTAGAACAGGGAACGATCAAAAATGTGGAACTTGACATGATTTGCAAGGATGGAACAATTCTCCCCGTCATGATTAATGCAACTGCCGTTAAAGATGAGCATGGTAACTATTTGTATGGTCGGACAACGATGGTGGATATTCGCGATCGCAAACAAGCAGAATTAGCTCTCAAGGAAAGTCAGCGCTTTATTCAACAAATTGCCGATGCCTCACCGAATATTCTTTATCTATATGACATTCAAGAACAACGCAATGTTTATACCAATCGCGAAATTTTTTCGATTCTAGGCTATTCTCCCGAAGAAGTACAAGCGATGGGAGTAAACTTTACCCTAGAATTAATGCATCCTGACGATTTGCAAGTTGCTTTACCTAATTACTACGAAAAAATCAGAGCAGCTAAGGATGGCGAAATTATTGACACAGAATATCGCATGAGACATGCTAATGGTGATTGGTGTTGGCTCTATAGCCGTGATTCGGTCTTTAGTCGTGATGCTGAGGGTAAAGTCAAACAAACTATTGGTACGGCTCAGGATATTACAGACCGCAAACAACTAGAACAGTCGCAAAATCGCTTGCGGGTCATGCTAGAAGCCTCAACAGATTACATTCTCATTGCTGACTTATCAGGTAAAACCATTTGGATTAACACGGCGCTCAAAAAGCTTCGAGAACTTTGTGATGACCAATTAACTCAACAAATGCCAATGGATTATCATCCTCAGTGGGTAGTTGATTTACTAGATCAGCAAGCTGTACCTACAGCGATCGCCCAAGGTAGCTGGATGGGAGAAACAGCATTGCTAGATACTGAGGGCAGAGAAATTCCTGTGTCTCAGTTACTGATTGCCCATAAATCGCCCCAAGGTGAGGTGGAGTTTTTCTCTACGATTATGCGTGATATGCGTGTTCAAAAAGAATATGAGCAGAAACTAGAGAAAACTAATGCCGAACTACTTCGGGCTACTCAGCTTAAAGATGAATTTTTAGCCACGATGAGCCATGAACTCCGCACTCCCCTAAATGCAATTTTGGGAATGACGGAAAGTTTGCAAGAACAAGTATTTGGCTCAATGAATGACCAGCAGATCCAAGCATTACAGACTGTTGAAAGTAGTGGTAATCATCTGCTGGAATTAATTAACGATATTCTCGATGTCGCTAAAATTGAAGTAGGACAGATTGAACTGAAATATACCCCAGTTGTAATTAGCGATCTTTGTCATTCCAGTTTGGCTTTTATTAGACAGCAAGCTATCCAAAAACGGATTCAGATAGAAGTTTCAATCCCTCCGCTATCTTCTAAGATCCTAGTTGATGAACGACGAATTCGCCAAGTGTTAATCAACTTACTTAATAATGCAGTGAAATTTACTCCCCAAGGTGGAAAAGTTACCTTGGAAGTAAATACACAGGAAGATCAAGTAAGTGCTGAGCTAGATGCTTGGGTTCAGTTTTCCATAACTGATACGGGTATTGGCATTTCCCCTGAAAAAATTTCTAAACTGTTTCAACCCTTTGTCCAAGTTGACAGCGCTCTCAACCGTAAATATGCAGGAACAGGCTTAGGGCTTGCCCTAGCTAAGCGAATCGTAGAACTTCATGGAGGTAGGATGCAGCTAACTAGTGAAGTGGATCGGGGTAGTTGCTTTGACTTTGTCATTCCCTATAATAAACCCCAATTAGAGTCTATAGCCGAAGTATATCCTCAAGCTGATTTAGGTATTGTGGAAATAACACCTAAATTAGCACCATTAATTTTAGTAGTAGAGGATAATGAGGCTAATATCAATACTATTTCTAATTATCTTGAAGCTAAGGGTTATCATTTACTGTTAGCTAGAGATGGGCTAGAAGCGATCACTATGACCACAAACCATCATCCCAACTTAATTTTGATGGATATTCAAATGCCAGTGATGGATGGGTTAGAAGCAACTAAGCAAATTCGCCGAGATCCTAATTTGGCAAATATTCCGATTATTGCCCTGACAGCTCTAGCTATGTCGGGCGATCGCGAAAAATGTCTAGAAGCAGGAGCCAATGATTACATTACAAAACCAGTAAAATTAAAACAGTTGCACACATTAATTCAGCAACTATTAGCGTAA